A stretch of Zymoseptoria tritici IPO323 chromosome 1, whole genome shotgun sequence DNA encodes these proteins:
- the PTPL-1 gene encoding tyrosine protein phosphatase 1 (putative low mol weight) — protein MASGTSTPSGRQVSVLFVCLGNICRSPMAEGVFRHLTNFETSDPHPLIAAIDSCGTGAYHAGDRPDSRTLSVLKDNGLSSYKHAARKVRVPEDFEKFDYLIAMDEDNYMDLRDLVKRTKKNKGTLGDEHLDKVRLYGEFGGKDKKEEIGDPYYGGREGFTIAYEQVVRCGKGLLKEIEEKAKAEAEE, from the coding sequence ATGGCCTCAGGCACATCCACCCCCAGCGGCCGCCAGGTCTCCGTCCTTTTCGTCTGCCTCGGAAACATCTGCCGATCTCCCATGGCAGAAGGCGTGTTCCGGCATCTCACCAACTTCGAAACCTCCGATCCACACCctctcatcgccgccatcgacTCCTGTGGCACGGGAGCCTACCATGCCGGCGATCGACCCGACTCTCGCACACTTTCCGTACTGAAGGATAACGGGCTCTCGAGCTACAAACATGCCGCGCGAAAAGTGCGGGTGCCGGAGGACTTTGAGAAGTTTGATTACCTGATCGCGATGGACGAGGATAATTACATGGATCTGAGGGATTtggtgaagaggacgaagaagaacaaggggACGCTGGGAGATGAGCATTTGGACAAGGTGAGGTTGTATGGAGAGTTCGGCGGCAAGGACAAAAAGGAGGAGATTGGCGATCCTTATTATGGTGGGAGAGAGGGCTTCACGATCGCGTACGAGCAGGTGGTGAGGTGTGGGAAGGGGCTGTTgaaggagattgaggagaaggcgaaggcggaggcggaggagtga